The following are from one region of the Moritella sp. 24 genome:
- a CDS encoding DUF1329 domain-containing protein, whose product MKVFNKAYSVAALSVAMAFSASALAKVSEADAAKLGKELTPVGAVTAGNADGSIPAWTGGITNAILGTNIGKNDRVSNPFAADKPEFIITAANVDKYKDNLTPGQLAMFKKYPDTYTMPVYETRRSFAQSDDIYETIKGNALNASLAAGGNGLNGFKIAIPFPIPENGLEVIWNHITRYRGGHAERVITTIPVQRNGAYTAVKVQDKFYIPEALKGGRDAKKDDNILFYYMQRIIAPARLTGTIALVHETVDQVKEPRKAWIYNSGQRRVRRAPNVSYDGEGIGVEGSRTSDNYDMYNGAPDRYEWTLIGKKELYIPYNSYNLSSTDLEYKDIVKPGHINQEYTRYEKHRVWEVQAKVKDGQRHVYAQRNFFIDEDSWQAGVIDHYDARGNLWRVAEAHSVQYYNADVNWFAAETLYDIIAGRYLVTGLNNEERKGIQFDVKAKRKDFSTSALKRMGR is encoded by the coding sequence ATGAAAGTTTTCAATAAAGCGTATAGCGTAGCAGCCCTTTCAGTGGCAATGGCATTCTCGGCATCAGCACTTGCAAAAGTAAGTGAAGCAGATGCGGCCAAATTAGGCAAAGAATTAACACCTGTAGGTGCTGTCACAGCAGGTAATGCCGATGGTTCTATTCCAGCGTGGACTGGCGGTATTACTAATGCCATTTTAGGTACAAATATTGGTAAAAATGATCGAGTAAGCAATCCATTTGCTGCCGATAAACCAGAGTTTATCATCACAGCGGCTAACGTGGATAAGTACAAAGATAACTTAACCCCTGGTCAATTGGCCATGTTCAAGAAATATCCTGATACTTATACGATGCCTGTATATGAAACTCGACGCAGCTTCGCACAGTCTGACGATATCTATGAAACAATTAAAGGCAATGCGTTAAATGCATCTTTGGCTGCTGGTGGTAATGGTCTGAATGGATTTAAAATTGCGATTCCATTTCCAATTCCAGAAAATGGTTTAGAAGTTATTTGGAACCATATCACACGTTATCGTGGTGGTCATGCGGAGCGTGTTATCACAACGATTCCGGTACAGCGTAACGGTGCTTACACAGCGGTGAAGGTGCAAGATAAGTTCTATATTCCAGAAGCGCTTAAAGGTGGCCGTGATGCGAAGAAAGATGACAATATCTTGTTCTATTACATGCAACGTATTATTGCGCCTGCACGTCTAACGGGGACGATTGCATTGGTACATGAAACAGTGGATCAGGTAAAAGAACCACGTAAGGCATGGATTTATAACTCAGGGCAGCGTCGTGTTCGTCGTGCTCCTAACGTATCGTATGATGGTGAAGGTATTGGCGTAGAGGGTTCTCGTACATCAGATAACTACGATATGTACAATGGTGCGCCCGACCGTTATGAGTGGACATTGATTGGTAAAAAAGAGCTGTATATTCCATATAACTCTTACAATCTTTCTTCAACGGATCTTGAATATAAAGATATTGTAAAACCGGGTCATATTAATCAAGAATACACGCGTTATGAAAAGCACCGTGTGTGGGAAGTACAAGCAAAAGTGAAAGATGGTCAACGCCATGTATACGCTCAACGTAACTTCTTTATTGATGAAGATAGCTGGCAGGCTGGTGTGATCGATCATTATGATGCACGTGGTAATCTGTGGCGTGTCGCTGAAGCGCATTCAGTTCAATACTACAATGCGGATGTTAACTGGTTTGCTGCTGAAACGCTTTACGATATTATTGCGGGTCGTTACCTCGTTACAGGACTAAATAACGAAGAGCGCAAAGGCATTCAATTTGATGTTAAAGCAAAACGTAAAGACTTCTCGACTTCAGCGTTAAAACGTATGGGCCGTTAA
- a CDS encoding DUF1302 domain-containing protein — MKNITQKKFFKTTPIALALIVSGYTAAPHAVEFNWGDVEGSFNSQITAGSSWRVEAQDAKNVGVGNGGLPGNTPTGDDGNLNYDKGDAFTQTIKGIHDLGLTYETEEGTTFGAFVRGKYWYDYALDQNDVHHGSGTNGYVANEPINDDDFNDLTKSKGVALLDAYIFTGFYVGEMAVDLRIGKQVVNWGESSFIQGGINAVNPVDAAAFRRPGAEVKEGLLPVNMIFANIGLTDNLSVEAFYQLEFEPTVIDSCGTYFSTADYLAEGCDVLVVDPGLGWVDKGLYDTGFYATRGTDEMASDDGQFGVAFKYYAESLNATEFGLYYMNYHSRLPYASAEAGLANTLVPGQGYTYGQAIGSPFVPVGTDLSGLGITAEQYNSNYHTVYPEDIQLFGLSFNTTVSEWAVSGEVSHRLDLPLQINGADLLASALTSDPRSPLTPEYTQAAAGSTVDGFDRFDYTQSQLTFIKFFDKALGTDRITTVAELGYGHVWDLPEGDNDIKYGRATVYGTSFTTEDDGFTTSDSAGYRLAVKADYRNVFAGVDLAPSVAWSHDVYGYSPEPQGTFQEGRTGVNLALKANYLNMYSMSVSYTQFGGDFNPLSDRDYVSAAVGVSF, encoded by the coding sequence ATGAAAAATATAACTCAGAAGAAATTCTTTAAGACAACACCAATTGCTCTTGCGCTCATTGTCTCTGGCTATACAGCCGCGCCTCACGCAGTTGAATTTAATTGGGGTGATGTAGAAGGGTCATTTAACTCTCAAATTACAGCTGGCTCAAGCTGGCGTGTCGAAGCACAGGATGCCAAAAATGTAGGTGTTGGTAACGGTGGTTTACCGGGTAATACACCGACAGGTGATGATGGTAATTTAAATTACGATAAAGGTGATGCGTTTACCCAAACTATTAAAGGTATTCATGATCTTGGTTTAACCTATGAAACCGAGGAGGGTACAACCTTTGGTGCGTTTGTACGTGGTAAATATTGGTATGACTACGCGCTTGATCAAAATGATGTGCACCATGGCAGTGGTACAAATGGTTATGTCGCTAACGAACCAATTAATGATGATGACTTTAATGATTTAACTAAATCAAAAGGTGTCGCATTACTGGATGCTTATATTTTCACAGGCTTTTATGTTGGTGAAATGGCTGTTGATTTACGTATTGGTAAACAAGTGGTTAACTGGGGGGAGAGTTCATTCATTCAAGGTGGTATCAATGCGGTTAACCCTGTTGATGCAGCTGCTTTCCGTCGTCCGGGTGCGGAAGTAAAAGAAGGTTTATTACCGGTAAACATGATTTTTGCCAATATAGGTTTAACGGATAACTTAAGCGTTGAAGCATTTTACCAATTAGAGTTTGAACCAACAGTGATTGACAGCTGTGGCACATACTTCTCGACAGCAGATTACTTAGCTGAAGGTTGTGATGTCTTAGTTGTTGATCCAGGTCTAGGATGGGTAGATAAAGGGTTATATGATACTGGTTTCTATGCCACTCGTGGAACAGATGAAATGGCATCAGATGATGGTCAATTTGGTGTGGCATTTAAATATTATGCTGAAAGTTTAAATGCAACAGAGTTTGGTTTGTACTATATGAACTACCATTCTCGCTTACCGTACGCGAGTGCAGAAGCTGGCTTAGCAAATACACTTGTACCTGGTCAAGGCTATACTTATGGGCAGGCAATTGGTAGTCCATTTGTTCCGGTTGGAACTGATTTAAGTGGACTGGGTATAACTGCAGAACAATATAACTCCAACTATCACACGGTTTATCCTGAAGATATCCAGCTATTTGGCTTAAGCTTTAATACAACAGTATCCGAGTGGGCTGTATCAGGTGAGGTGAGTCATCGATTAGATTTGCCACTTCAGATTAATGGTGCGGATTTATTAGCATCTGCTTTGACTTCAGATCCGCGTTCTCCGTTAACACCTGAATATACGCAGGCTGCAGCTGGTTCTACGGTGGATGGTTTCGATCGCTTCGACTATACCCAGTCGCAATTAACGTTTATCAAATTCTTCGATAAAGCTCTTGGTACAGACCGTATTACAACGGTTGCAGAACTTGGCTATGGTCACGTATGGGATTTACCTGAAGGCGACAATGATATTAAATATGGTCGTGCAACGGTGTATGGCACAAGTTTTACTACTGAAGATGATGGCTTTACTACATCAGACAGTGCTGGTTATCGTTTAGCTGTGAAAGCTGATTACCGTAATGTGTTCGCCGGTGTTGATTTAGCCCCTTCAGTTGCTTGGTCGCACGATGTTTATGGTTACAGCCCTGAACCACAAGGTACGTTCCAAGAAGGCCGTACTGGTGTGAATTTAGCACTTAAAGCAAATTACTTGAATATGTATTCTATGTCAGTGAGCTACACACAATTTGGTGGTGATTTTAATCCACTATCTGATCGTGATTATGTGTCTGCTGCTGTTGGTGTATCGTTCTAA
- a CDS encoding DUF4440 domain-containing protein, producing MDHNNKSERELIEHFKQREETLLHTDFTQFPKQLDDFLHPELFEISPIGSYTSRSEIVSWLLAKSPTQRWSLSQFKVVTLATNTMLVCYQANSINNGRIKETGSLRSSIWCFYNHQWRLQFHQATKN from the coding sequence ATGGACCATAACAATAAATCAGAGCGTGAACTGATAGAACACTTTAAGCAGCGTGAAGAGACATTATTACATACAGATTTTACACAATTCCCAAAGCAACTTGATGATTTCTTACACCCTGAATTATTTGAAATATCGCCAATCGGAAGCTATACCTCACGTAGCGAAATAGTAAGCTGGTTATTAGCTAAATCTCCTACGCAGCGTTGGAGCTTGAGTCAATTTAAAGTGGTGACGTTGGCAACTAATACGATGTTGGTTTGTTATCAGGCTAATTCGATTAATAATGGCCGTATAAAAGAAACAGGCAGCCTACGTAGTTCAATTTGGTGTTTTTACAACCACCAGTGGCGACTTCAATTTCATCAAGCAACAAAAAACTAA
- the queE gene encoding 7-carboxy-7-deazaguanine synthase QueE: MQYPVNEIFETVQGEGHFTGYPVIFIRLQGCDVGCSWCDTKQTWTVDPEMQVSQQTVNKACDDKPHWANFTAQEFIAMIQKNGFVAKHIVISGGEPCQYDLVELTSELEQAGYFCQIETSGTSEVRATASTWVTVSPKIQMKGQLPVLQSALQRANEIKHVVAMEKHIDELDALIAEIDTSDKIMCLQPISQQKRATDLAIKVCIERNWKLSVQMHKYIFID; this comes from the coding sequence ATGCAGTATCCGGTTAATGAAATTTTTGAAACAGTACAAGGTGAAGGCCATTTTACTGGTTATCCCGTCATCTTTATTCGTCTACAAGGATGCGATGTTGGTTGTTCTTGGTGTGATACCAAACAAACTTGGACGGTCGATCCTGAGATGCAAGTGTCACAACAAACGGTGAACAAAGCTTGCGATGATAAACCGCATTGGGCGAACTTTACTGCACAAGAATTCATTGCCATGATACAAAAAAATGGTTTTGTTGCAAAGCATATTGTTATTTCGGGTGGCGAACCTTGCCAGTATGACCTTGTTGAACTAACAAGTGAGTTGGAACAAGCGGGTTATTTCTGTCAGATTGAAACATCAGGTACATCAGAAGTACGTGCGACAGCGTCAACATGGGTAACTGTTTCACCTAAAATTCAAATGAAAGGTCAGCTGCCAGTTTTACAAAGTGCATTACAACGTGCAAACGAAATCAAACATGTTGTTGCAATGGAAAAGCACATTGATGAACTCGATGCGCTCATTGCTGAAATAGATACCTCAGATAAGATTATGTGTTTACAACCTATCTCACAGCAAAAACGTGCAACAGATCTTGCGATCAAGGTTTGTATTGAACGTAACTGGAAGCTGTCTGTTCAAATGCATAAATATATCTTCATCGATTAA
- a CDS encoding CidA/LrgA family protein: protein MKIWLYNIFTIFCFVILGRVISMLLPVPFPSSIIGLLLLFIALSSGMLKQKYVEKICGQLNRHIGILFVPAGVALMGYFELIQQNILALIMAGLIGTVAIFLTVGHTYCYLNRASSRDANKKSSPEQGDNQ, encoded by the coding sequence ATGAAAATATGGCTGTATAATATTTTCACTATTTTTTGTTTTGTCATTTTAGGTCGAGTAATTAGCATGCTTTTACCTGTTCCATTCCCCTCGAGCATCATTGGCTTATTACTCTTATTCATCGCACTAAGCAGTGGAATGCTCAAGCAGAAGTATGTCGAAAAGATATGTGGGCAACTTAACCGTCACATCGGCATTCTATTTGTTCCGGCAGGTGTTGCGCTTATGGGTTATTTTGAGCTTATCCAGCAAAATATACTGGCGCTTATCATGGCGGGCCTGATTGGCACTGTCGCGATTTTCCTTACCGTTGGTCACACATACTGTTACTTAAATCGAGCAAGTTCACGTGACGCCAACAAAAAATCGAGTCCAGAGCAAGGTGATAATCAATGA
- a CDS encoding LrgB family protein yields MIVYLAIPLTLAVYFIAQWFYKKTALAIFNPILLSIGALISIMMLFGFDLQEYEDGTTVLTGLLEPAVIALAFPLYQQFVHVKAKIVPVLVACSVGVIVGLIVTTFVAITFSASPEIIASLAPKAVTTPIAMAISESIGGIPAISAIMVIMVGIFGNVCAPFLLKYLRIRTPEAQGLAIGSGSHVIGTSKAMELSRTHGAFSTTALLISAVLTSIIAPVLYPYLLSWML; encoded by the coding sequence ATGATCGTATATTTAGCAATACCACTCACACTTGCCGTTTATTTTATCGCTCAATGGTTTTATAAAAAAACCGCGCTTGCTATTTTTAATCCCATATTATTATCTATTGGTGCGCTGATCAGCATCATGATGCTATTTGGATTTGATCTACAAGAATATGAAGATGGCACAACTGTACTAACAGGTTTGCTCGAACCCGCTGTTATCGCCCTTGCCTTTCCCTTGTATCAACAATTTGTCCACGTGAAAGCAAAAATTGTACCTGTGCTTGTAGCATGTAGCGTTGGCGTTATTGTTGGGTTAATTGTAACGACATTTGTGGCAATCACTTTTTCTGCCTCGCCAGAAATTATCGCATCGCTGGCCCCTAAAGCAGTGACAACCCCAATCGCAATGGCGATCAGTGAATCAATCGGAGGTATCCCAGCAATTTCTGCCATCATGGTCATTATGGTTGGTATCTTTGGTAACGTGTGCGCTCCGTTTTTGCTGAAATATTTGCGTATTCGAACACCTGAAGCACAGGGACTTGCCATCGGCTCTGGTTCACATGTGATTGGCACATCAAAGGCAATGGAACTGAGCCGAACTCATGGGGCGTTCAGTACCACAGCATTATTAATTAGTGCGGTACTCACATCCATTATCGCACCCGTGCTGTATCCTTATCTCCTTAGCTGGATGCTTTAA
- a CDS encoding CPXCG motif-containing cysteine-rich protein, giving the protein MKQFSHRTVVCPHCGQFVTADIDASNGSQDFYDECSACCNSIHFKLLHDQVNEKYELFIDADDEQIF; this is encoded by the coding sequence ATGAAACAATTTTCCCATAGAACAGTTGTGTGTCCTCATTGTGGTCAATTTGTCACTGCTGATATTGATGCGAGTAATGGTTCGCAAGATTTTTATGATGAGTGTAGTGCCTGCTGCAATAGTATTCATTTTAAGTTATTACATGATCAGGTTAATGAGAAGTATGAATTATTTATTGATGCCGATGATGAGCAGATCTTTTAA
- a CDS encoding riboflavin synthase subunit alpha, translating to MFTGIVQRKAKIISIEKKEQLHTLEVALDKKHQDGLVTGASIANNGTCLTVVKMTDNTVFFDVIEETLKVTNLVSLEVGDEVNLERAAKFGDEIGGHLLSGHVHTQAEIVTINRTETNCDICFKIAPEWQKYVLPKGFISIDGISLTLGDVADGHFWVHLIPETLAVTNLGGRRVGQFVNIEIDSQTQAIVDTVERMMANK from the coding sequence ATGTTCACTGGCATCGTTCAAAGAAAAGCAAAAATTATTAGTATTGAGAAGAAAGAACAACTACATACGTTGGAAGTAGCACTAGATAAAAAGCATCAAGATGGCTTGGTGACGGGCGCAAGTATCGCGAATAATGGTACGTGCCTAACCGTTGTTAAAATGACGGACAATACCGTGTTTTTTGATGTTATTGAAGAGACATTGAAAGTGACGAACTTAGTTTCGCTGGAAGTTGGAGATGAAGTTAACCTAGAGCGCGCAGCGAAATTTGGTGATGAAATCGGTGGGCATCTTTTGTCTGGTCACGTTCATACACAAGCGGAAATTGTCACGATTAATCGTACTGAAACTAATTGTGATATTTGTTTTAAAATTGCACCGGAATGGCAAAAGTATGTGTTACCAAAAGGTTTTATTTCGATTGATGGTATCAGCTTAACGCTAGGTGATGTCGCTGATGGTCACTTCTGGGTACACTTAATTCCAGAAACATTAGCAGTGACGAATCTTGGTGGACGTCGTGTGGGGCAATTTGTGAATATTGAAATTGACAGCCAAACACAAGCTATTGTAGATACGGTTGAACGCATGATGGCGAATAAGTAA
- a CDS encoding MATE family efflux transporter: MQKYRSEVSNLFKLMVPILIAQLAFTVMGFVDTVMAGAVSATDMAAVAIANSIWFPVLMFLVGILMAITPIVAQLYGAKRQSEIAQVVQQGIWFVLIIFLPMMALLYYSPMILEFMHVEDRLAELTTDYLRMISLALPFACGYQVFRSYHEGLGITKPTMVIGLIGIMVNIPANYIFINGHFGMPALGGVGCAVASALVFVAMCFSMIAYSYFHKDFKDIKLFDQVYGIDKKEMSHIISVGFPIAASMFCEVTLFAVVSILLAPLGAITVAAHQVALNFSSMVFMLPLSLGIAATIVVGQYVGEKKPLQAKFASITAMWMGIGFSVVTAIFTILLRNEIAEIYTEDMTTINIATGLMLIAAVYQISDAIQVIAAGALRGYKETSVIFYITLFSYWAVGMTIGYTLALTDLIVPAMGAAGFWIGFISGLTMAAILLSIKLSRVYKDTTQGSQDNNSTLTMTAS; the protein is encoded by the coding sequence GTGCAGAAATATCGATCTGAGGTTTCTAACTTATTTAAATTAATGGTCCCTATCTTGATCGCACAGCTCGCGTTCACAGTGATGGGCTTTGTAGATACAGTGATGGCTGGCGCAGTTAGTGCGACAGACATGGCTGCAGTCGCAATTGCCAACAGTATTTGGTTCCCAGTGCTAATGTTTTTAGTTGGCATTTTAATGGCGATCACACCGATCGTTGCACAGCTATATGGCGCAAAAAGACAAAGTGAAATAGCACAAGTAGTACAACAAGGCATCTGGTTTGTATTAATCATTTTCCTACCAATGATGGCGCTACTGTATTACAGCCCAATGATTTTAGAGTTCATGCATGTTGAAGACCGATTAGCCGAGCTAACAACTGATTATTTACGCATGATCTCACTCGCATTGCCATTCGCCTGTGGCTATCAAGTATTCCGTAGTTACCACGAAGGTTTAGGTATTACTAAACCAACCATGGTGATCGGTTTAATTGGTATCATGGTAAATATACCTGCAAACTACATCTTTATTAATGGCCACTTTGGCATGCCTGCGTTAGGTGGTGTTGGTTGTGCGGTTGCGTCTGCATTAGTGTTTGTTGCAATGTGCTTTTCGATGATCGCGTATAGCTATTTCCACAAAGATTTTAAAGACATTAAACTGTTTGATCAGGTGTACGGCATCGATAAAAAAGAAATGTCTCATATTATCTCGGTAGGCTTTCCAATCGCGGCGTCGATGTTCTGTGAAGTAACACTGTTTGCTGTTGTGTCAATTTTGTTAGCCCCGCTTGGCGCTATTACAGTTGCTGCTCATCAGGTGGCGTTAAACTTCTCATCAATGGTATTCATGCTACCGCTCAGTTTAGGTATTGCAGCAACCATTGTCGTTGGACAATACGTCGGTGAGAAAAAACCATTACAAGCGAAATTTGCCAGTATCACGGCAATGTGGATGGGCATCGGTTTTTCTGTTGTTACAGCAATCTTTACTATCTTATTACGAAATGAGATTGCAGAGATTTATACCGAAGACATGACAACAATTAATATTGCAACTGGCTTAATGCTTATTGCTGCTGTGTATCAAATTTCTGATGCAATTCAAGTGATTGCCGCTGGTGCATTACGTGGTTATAAAGAAACGAGTGTGATCTTTTATATCACTCTATTCTCTTATTGGGCAGTGGGTATGACTATTGGTTATACGCTTGCATTAACAGACTTAATTGTACCAGCAATGGGCGCGGCTGGTTTCTGGATTGGCTTTATTTCCGGTTTAACAATGGCTGCTATTTTATTATCAATCAAACTCTCGCGTGTTTATAAAGACACTACGCAAGGTTCACAAGATAATAATTCAACGCTAACAATGACAGCCTCATAA
- the norR gene encoding nitric oxide reductase transcriptional regulator NorR has translation MENIRFIESMDTIIYDLSRELPKYQRYNRLLQAWRDTFSCDACVLLKLEGDNLVPKSANGLQIEAMGRYFPIAEHPRFEQILAQYENEVQKKVHRFDAQCELPDPYDGLIQTPDGQLNVHDCMGAVLVIDNKPWGIVTMDALNPQRFDSLDPQILNSMIGLAEVVIKTANLIFALDQKVQRQEQVTESLINEKFSEQMIGSSSAMNMLNLEIDLVADSDLAALIYGESGSGKELVARRIHMASKRAKEALITLNCAALPETMVESELFGHVAGAFTGATKNRLGKFELADGGTLFLDEIGELPLSIQAKLLRVIQFGELQRLGSDKPHKVDVRLIAATNRDLSKEVAEGRFRGDLYHRLTVYPLNVPSLRERGDDILLLAGNFLAKIQRKVGINNLTLAKDAEKALLAYEWPGNVRELEHLLSRASLRAAGRNRKDERVVVLESSDLNIQTSQYEAKVTDINSISSDNVSSTADSERGNDIVINTDSNDNNLKLITDDFQKQFIVKMLAENNGNSAATARAIGVDRSNLHRLMKRLEIS, from the coding sequence GTTACAGGCATGGCGGGATACTTTTTCATGTGATGCGTGCGTGTTACTCAAGTTAGAAGGCGATAACTTAGTACCAAAATCGGCGAATGGTTTACAAATTGAAGCGATGGGTCGCTATTTTCCTATTGCAGAACATCCTCGGTTTGAGCAAATATTAGCGCAATACGAAAACGAAGTGCAAAAAAAAGTGCACCGTTTTGATGCACAGTGCGAGCTACCTGATCCTTACGACGGTTTAATACAAACCCCCGACGGGCAATTGAATGTGCATGATTGCATGGGCGCTGTGTTGGTTATCGATAATAAGCCTTGGGGGATTGTGACGATGGATGCGCTTAATCCGCAGCGCTTTGACTCGCTTGACCCTCAAATATTAAATTCAATGATCGGCCTGGCTGAAGTGGTAATAAAAACGGCGAATTTAATTTTTGCATTAGACCAAAAAGTACAGCGACAAGAACAGGTAACTGAAAGCTTAATCAATGAAAAATTCAGTGAACAGATGATAGGCTCTAGCTCTGCCATGAATATGTTGAATTTAGAAATTGATTTAGTTGCTGATTCCGACCTTGCCGCATTAATTTACGGTGAGTCTGGCTCAGGTAAAGAGCTGGTGGCTCGTCGTATTCACATGGCCTCTAAGCGGGCGAAGGAAGCCTTGATTACACTAAACTGTGCGGCTTTACCTGAAACAATGGTTGAAAGTGAATTGTTTGGTCATGTTGCGGGCGCATTTACAGGGGCAACTAAAAACCGGTTGGGTAAATTTGAACTTGCTGATGGTGGTACGTTATTCCTAGATGAAATAGGTGAATTACCTTTATCCATTCAAGCTAAGTTATTAAGGGTTATCCAGTTTGGTGAACTTCAGCGGTTAGGAAGTGATAAGCCGCATAAGGTCGATGTTCGGCTCATTGCTGCGACTAATCGAGACTTGTCGAAAGAGGTTGCGGAAGGTCGTTTTAGGGGAGATTTGTACCACCGCTTAACGGTTTACCCACTTAACGTACCAAGCTTGCGTGAACGTGGTGATGATATTTTGTTATTAGCAGGTAATTTCCTTGCTAAGATCCAACGTAAAGTCGGCATTAACAATTTAACGCTAGCTAAAGATGCAGAGAAAGCATTACTTGCCTATGAGTGGCCGGGTAATGTTCGTGAGCTTGAGCATTTATTAAGTCGTGCATCATTAAGAGCTGCAGGCCGTAACCGTAAAGATGAGCGCGTAGTTGTATTAGAAAGCAGTGATTTGAATATTCAGACATCGCAGTATGAAGCCAAAGTAACAGACATTAACTCAATCAGTTCTGATAATGTGTCGTCAACAGCTGATAGTGAGCGTGGAAATGATATCGTTATAAACACAGATTCGAATGATAATAATTTGAAGCTGATAACTGATGACTTTCAAAAACAGTTTATTGTTAAAATGCTGGCAGAAAATAATGGTAACTCGGCAGCAACGGCTCGTGCGATAGGGGTTGATAGAAGTAATTTACACCGATTGATGAAACGGTTAGAGATTAGTTAG